TCAAGTCAATGACCCGCCGGCCCCTGGCCAGAAGGGGCTGCGCAAACTCCGCCGCCACACCGTGCGGCAGCGCCAGAAATATCACGTCGGCTTCGCGGGCCAGCCGTTCCACCTCCGGCTCCACAAAAGCCAGCCCGCGCGCCTCTGGCAGGGCGGCAAACCGGGGAAAAACCTGGGTCAGCGGTTGCCCGGCGTATTGCCGGGATGTCACGGCCGTCAGCTTAACCGCCGGATGCCGCAACAACAAACGCACCAGTTCTTCGCCGGAATAACCGGACGCGCCGACGATGGCCACCCGCACGGGGGAAGCCTGATTCGATGTCATCATCATGGCGGGCGATTATTGGCCTCGGCCCAAAATTATCCAGCCGAAAGGCGCGGGCTGCCGTGTCGGCTGCAACAGAAACCCATGACCGGCAAAGGGCCTGTGCCATCCCGTCATGGGAAATTCGCAGAGGGCATGAGGGCCACCTTATGCTTTGCGGGCGAGGACCTCGTCCCGCTCTGCCGGGGTCAGAATGCGCCATTGGCCGGGGGGCAGATCGCCCAGCCAAAAGCTTCCGATCCGCACCCGGATCAGGCGAAGGGTGGGGTGCCCGACCGCGGCAGTCATCCGGCGGACTTGGCGGTTTTTGCCCTCGGTAAGCTCCAGGGCAATCCAGCAATCAGGCACGTTTTTGCGAAAACGAATGGGCGGATTGCGTGGCGGAACATCCGGGGGCGGCTCCAGCCGCCACACCCGGCAGGGCCGGGTGCGATGGCCCTGAATCAGCACGCCTTGGGCCAGGGTGCGCAAGGCGGCCTCGGTGGGGATTCGCTCGACCTGCGCCCAATACTCGCGCGGATGGCTGCGGCTCGGAAGCAACAGCCGGGCATTCCACTCCGGCTCGTCGCTGAGCAGGAGCAGACCCTCGGAATCGGCGTCCAACCGCCCGATGGGATAAACCCGCGGCGGCAGATTAAAATCGGCCAGAGTCCGGTGGCCTGAACCATCCGGCGTAAACTGGGATAAAACGCCAAACGGTTTGTGCAGGGCGACGAGCATGGCTACGGCTGCACTTCAATGCGCAGCCAGAGAACCGGCGGATTGGTGGCGGGGGCCACCGGCACGGTGAGGAAGCTGCTGCTGGCACGCGTCCAGTCGCGGAGGATAAACCACCTGCTGGCGTTGGTCGTGCCATGCAGGCGATAACCCCGGCCCGGCACCGTGCTCCAACTGAATTGCAGGCTGCCATCCGGCTGGCGCGCCGGGGGGGTGAAGTAAAAGCGCGAGAGGGCATTGGTGGGATTGGTGCCCGCAATGAATTCGGCGTAGTCGGTCATGCCGTCGCCATCGCGATCCCCGGCGCCAGAATAGCCGGGGGCCGCCGCACCAAAAAACTCCTGCTCCCACAGATCGGAAATACCGTTTTGATTGACATCGGGGAAGGTGTATTGGCCGGTGAACACCAGCGTTTGGCCGCTTTCCAGCCGGGCATTGCGGTTGGTGGGCCTCACATAATACGGCACGTCGGAATACTGGATTTGATAGTCGCCGGGCAGGGCATTGGTGACCAGCGCGAAGGTCCCGGCGCCGCTGCGGTTGACCGGGCCGGTGAGGGCAAAGAGAGTCTGGGCGAGGTTGTTGGTAATGACAATGGTGCCGGGGACCACATTGCTGACGGTGAGGGAGACATCGTCCACCATCCAGCCGGCGCGGTTCTCTGCCTCCAGGGACAGCAGCAGGTAATGCCAGACCAGATACACGGTGCGGCCGGCGTAGGGGGAGAGGTCAATTTCCTCCGCCGTCCAGCCGCCGGAGGCGTCGTAAAACTCGGCCAACGTCACGGGATCGCTGAGGCGGTTGGTGAAGACGTACAGGATGCCGGTTTCCAAAATGTCCAGCTCGCTCTGGGCCACGAAATCATAGCTGTGCCAGAAGCGGAGCTTGAATTGATTGCCGCCAGTAAGATTGATGGCGGGGCTGATAAGGAAAGTTTCGGCCCAATCCAGCCGACGGCCGTTAAGATTGCTCCCCCACGCGTTGGGCGGCGAATGGGCCGAAGTCTCCCCCCAGGGATTGTTGGGCGGTCCCCAAAGCCATTCTGTCATGGAGTCATCGCTGCTGAAGACGCTCCAACCTCCATCCGTCACGTCAAAGGCTTCAGCAAACGGCACAGCGCGCGGGCGCAAGGTGCGGGCGGCGTAGTATTGTCCCTGATTGTCGTCCACGGCCACGTTGCCGGCGGCATCGCGGCTGACCACCTGGAAATAATAGGTTTTATCCGGCAACAGGCCGTTGAGCAGCAGCTCATGCGTGGTGGCGGTGGTGGCGCGGTACGCCGTGCGGGTCAGGGCCAGCGGCGATGGCGACTCGCCGTATTGCACCAGCGCCTCGGCAGGCTCCGAGGTGATCCACGATATGGTAATGTCTTCGTAATCCGGCTCGGCCAGCACATGGGCAATGACCGGCGGCACGGTGTCCACCAGCGCGAGCGAGCGCAAGGTGGCGTTGGCCGAGGCGTCGAGGTACTCAACCATCAGCGTGTCGCCGTGACGCGACGGCAGACGGCCGGGGGCGGGGGCGTTGGACGGCGCCACCAGACTGATAAAACCGCGGAAGAGGCCGCGGCGCACCGTCTCGGTCAACTGCACCACCAGGCCATTGGTGGCCGTAGTGGTGCGAGCGGTGACGGACAACGTACCTTGGCCGGCGAGGTCACTGTCGCCCACCTCGATGATGACCTGGCTGGGGACGGTATAATGGCTGCGATCCAACGCCAGCGCGCCCCGTCCCCCTTCGCCGGGGGCCAGGAAATCCACCAGATTGCGCACCAGGCTGGCGCGGTTGTTGGGGGCCGGGCCGCTCGCGGGCACGGCGTCCATGGGGAAGGACAAAAACACCACCCGGCCGGTCGAGTCCGTCCCCAGCGGAGGATAACGGATGCCGACAATTTCGCTGGTGCCTGCCGAGTAAAGAATGGGCACGGCATTGGTGGTGGGAATGATGACATCCGATACGTTGGGGGACTGGCCCAGCAACTCCAGAAAGGCGCTTTCGTAGTTGGTGTAGTCTAAATCCAGCAGCACGCCGCTGGTGGTCGAATCGAAGGGCACGCCTTGAATGGTATCCACGCCGGCATCTTCAATGAACGAGGCCACCTGGAGCACATTCGATTTGAAGGCCAGGCTGCTCTCGCTGGTGCCCAGGCGCGAGAGCAGCTCCATGGAGGCCAGCAACAGGCCGCCGCCGGATTGCACATAGGCGCGCAGGGTGTTCTGTTGTGCCGAAAGCAGCCCCTGATAACCATAAAGCCCGCCAAATAAACTGTCGCTCAGCCGCCACCAGACCACCTTGAAGGCCCTTAAATCATTGGTGGTGGGATAACCGCGGGAGGCTACGGACCAGACATCGTAGCTGATGCCACTGGCGTTGAGGGCGGTGGTGTAGGCCGAAAGCGGCACGCCCCGGCTGTCATCCATGGGAAAGGTCACGTAATCATCCACCAGCAGCAGGGTGGGGGCCGCCACGGCGATAAATTGAAAACCAGTGCCGTTGTTATTGTTGGTGCGGCGGTTGCCGGCTATGTCCTCGGCCACGAGATAGAAGAAATAGCGCTGGCCCGGGAGCAGATCCAACAGCTCCACCTCCTGCGTTAATCCCCGCCGCGGAGCGGCAATGAGGTTGGTGGCGCGAGCCAGGTTGGTGCCAAAAAATACCGCCCCACTGGCCGGTTCATCGGTGGTCCAACTGATGATCATGCGCCCCAGCCGGTTGGTGACCCCCGGCGCACTGATGACCGGCGGCACAAAGTCGGCTTGAGCGGTGGCGGTGCGGGTGACGTTGGCCGACGCATCAAAATAACGCGCTTCAATCCAGTCGCCATGACTCAGTTGCAGGCGTGTATCGCTGGCGGCCGGCCCGGTGGCGGTGGCCACGGCGCCGGTGAACAATCCGGTGGTGCCAGCGGAGGTGAGGGTGACCGGTTCCCCGTTGGTTTCAGTGGCGCTGTGGATGCGCACCAGGACGGAGGGCTGGCCGGCCAGATCGGAATCAAAAAGTGAGAGTTTGATGACATCGGGTGCCCGGTAAAAACTGCGGTCCATGAAAACGGCCCCCATGCCCGGAATGGGCAGGAGTCCGGAAATGACTAATGCGAAGTCCTGATCCACCGCCGGCGTGTCAGCCCGCGCGTCCATGGGCACGTTGCGGGCCTGCACGCGGACGGTGTACTGGCCGGGGACCGGTGACCGCAGTCTCACCCCCTCCACGTTGTTCAGGTTGTCATACGAAGGCGGGTTGGGGGCCGATTCACCCTCCCACATTTGATTGCCGTGATAGTGCGTGCCATCGGGGCCAATGACCACCAGATCCAGATCGTTGACCAGGGCCGGGATGGCGGCCGGCAGACCGGGGACATCGGTGTAGGTCAAGGTCACCTTCAACGGCTCCGCGCCGCTGCTCACGACAAACCGGTATTCCCAGGCCTGGCCGGTGCGCAAGGGCACGGTTTGATCCACCATTACGTGGCGCCGCTCTGTGCCGATGAGTTCCGTCAAATCCACCCGGCCCCAGCCTTCATCGGGGTTGGGGACCGGCCCGGTTTCAACCGTGTCGTCCATATCCCATGCACTATCAATGAGCGCCGCTTTGACCAGCGCAGGGGAGGGTGTCTGGTTGGTGTGCGTGAGGCGGTAATACTGCACGAACACCGCGGCGGCTCCCGATACGTGCGGCCCGGCCTGGCTGGTGCCGCCCATGTAGAAATAATACGAGGAGATCGGCGCCCAGGCGTTGTCCTCCGGGGCCAGGGAAGACTTCAGCGAGGCTATCCACGTGCCCGGGGCCACCACGTCCGGTTTGATGCGCCCGTCCTCGCAGGGGCCGCGGCTGGAGAAATCGGCCATTGTCTCGATCCCATCCTCAAACAGGAAAAAGCCGCTGCGGTCATTCTGGGAGGCGCCGGTGGCAATGACGTTTTTGCCCACGGCGGGGCTGCCGATGGTTTGCGCGCCGGGACCGGCGTTGCCGGCAGAGAATTCGAGGATGTAAGGCTGATCGCCAAAAGCCAGTTCGTCGGCATCGCGCACCAGGGCATCAAATTCCATGGCGCTGAGGTCATAGCGGCCGTGGGTGTCATCGCCCCAACTGTTGGAGCCGATTTCCGCACCCGCGCGGACGGCATCGCGGGTAAGTGTCGCGAAGCTGGGTGGCGCTTCATAGGCGCCGGCGCCGTCAAACATGCGCTGCGTCACGAGTCGCACCCCGGGCGCCACCCCCAGACCGTAAAGGTAGCCGTATTCATCCTTCTCGCCCGTGGCAGCGTTGCCCGCAATTATGCCGGCCACATGCGTGCCATGGCCGTGCTCATCCGCGGCATCCGTCAGCGTGCCGTAATAAAAGAAGGGGCCGATGCGCCCCGCAATGTCAGGGTGAATGGGTGTCGTCCGGCCGGTGTCGAGACCGGAATCCGCCACGCTGACCGTGACGCCGCTTCCATCAAAGCCCAGTTGATGGACCAAAGCCTGGGTGCCAATTTCACCATCTTCGCCGGCGACGATCTTGGTGGCGATTTCGTCATACAACCGGGGTTGTGGGGCGCGTTCAACCCATAGCACGGCGGGGGATTGGGCCAGGAGTTGGACCTGCCGGGGCGTGGCCTGGCCATGCCAGATCAGCGTGGCATGGGTGCGGGTGGCGCCCGCAAAACCCGGCCACAACCGGCGCAAAGCGGCCAGCTCGGCCAGGCTCGCCCGTGGCGCCAGCAATACCCGGATGTTTGCTTTGGCCTCGGCGGCGTTGGCCAAACCTGCAGGAAAAAGTCCCTGGAGCACTTTGTAATCCGGGCGGTATTCTCCCACCCAATGGACGTATGGCCGCGCGGTGAGGGTTGGCAGAGATACGTTGACCAGCCGGGCCACAAAGGCGTCCTCGGGTACGTGCCACAGCAGCTCTACGCCCAGGGCGGCCAGCTCCGCCCGCCATTCGGGCTGCAGCGGGCCGGTGAATTGCACGAGGTACAGGCCATTGACCGGCATGGCGGCCATCAGCCCCCCGCTGGCGGCCTTGGGTGGTGGGGTGATGCGCTCATTCCGCAGGCGGATTTCACGGCTGGCGGCCCATGCCCCATCAATCCACCCCAATACCATCAGTGCCACCAGTGCCCATTGGCCCCACCGGCGCCGGCTGGCGCCCATGCTGAGATGCTTCACAGGGCTACTTTAACCGAAAACCAGTGCCGCGACAACTGAGGGGCTGAGGCATCCCCATAAATCTCTGGCCTGCCTGCGGCCCAGCTTTTACATTGGGGGCTGCCCTTGCCGCACCATGTTTGTAACCGGCACAGCTCAGTCCACCGGCCTCTCTGGCTCGCAAGCCGCGTTGCCCCGCGGCGCGTGGCTGGTGGTGTTGCTGCTGGTGCCGGTGGCCTTGCTGAACTACATGGATCGTCAAATGCTCGCGGCCATGAAGTTCTCCGTGATGGCCGACATCCCGGACATCAACACCGAGGCCAACTGGGGCAAAATCCTTGCCTTTTTCAAATGGACGTACGCCTTGATGAGCCCGTTGGGCGGATATTTGGCGGATCGTTTCAGCCGGCGGCATGTCATTGTCTTCAGCCTGGCGGCGTGGTCGGCCATCACTTGGGCTACCGGCCACGTGCAAACCTATGGGGAGCTGATGGCCACGCGCGCCATCATGGGCATCAGTGAGGCCTTTTACATCCCGGCCGCCCTAGCCTTGATTGCGGACTATCATGCCGGCCCGACCCGCTCGCGGGCGGTGGGCCTGCATCAACTGGGCATTTACCTCGGCGTCATCCTTGGGGGCTTTAGTGGTTACGCGGCGGATCACCCGGCCTTGGGCTGGAGGTGGATGTTTGACCTGTGCGGCGTGGCCGGCGTACTCTATGCAGTGCCCTTGTGGCTCTTTTTGCGCCATGCCCCTGCCCGGGAAGGGGAACTGGAGCCGCCCCGCACCTCGCCCCTCATGGCCTTGCGCGAGCTGTTCAGCCACGCCAGCTTTCTCTTATTAGTGCTTTACTTTACCCTGCCGGCCATGGCGGCCTGGATCGTGCGCGATTGGATGCCGGCTGTATTGAAGGCCGAGTTTGGCATCGGACAGGGCCGGGCCGGCGTTTCCGCGACGCTTTACTGGATGGTGGCCTGCATCTTCGGCGCGCTGGCGGGCGGCTGGCTGGCGGATCGTTGGAGCCGGCGCAACATCCGCGGGCGCATCTATACCAGCGCCATCGGCACCGTGTGTGTGGCGGTGGCCCTATTTGGGGTGGGGTACTCCCCCCAGACGGGACAGCTCTGGGTGGCCATTGGCTTTTTGATGTTGTTTGGCTGGGGCTGGGGCTTTTTTGACGCCAACAACATGCCGATTCTTTGTCAAATTGCGCGCCCGCACCTGCGCGCCACCGGTTACGGCCTCATGAACATGGTCAGCATCAGTTGCGGCGGGGTGGCGGACTGGTTCTTTGGCATTTTGCGGGATCAACAGGTGCCGTTGCTGGCCATTTTGGGTATTTTCTCCGGCGTCGCTTTGCTTTCCACCACGCTGGTCCTGCTCATCCGTCCGCGCCAGCCGGAGGTCCAGGCCCCGGCTGCGAGACTTTAACCCCTCGTCCAAGCCATGAAACCCTTACAACTCCTGCATGGACTGGTGGCCGCACCGCATACCCCCTTTCGTGCAGACGGCTCGCTGAATCTGCCCGCGGTGGAGCGACAGGCAGAACATCTCCTGCGCCACGGGGTGCGCCTGGTTTTTATTTGCGGCACCACTGGCGAATGGGCCTCGCTCACGACGGCCGAGCGGCTGGCGCTGGTGGAGCGTTGGATGGCGGTTTCGCGCGGCACGGAGCTGAAGGTGGCGGTGCACGTGGGGGCCAATGCTCTCGAGGAAGCCCGCCTGCTGGCGGCGCACGCCCACCAGCAGGGCGCGCTGTGTATTGCCGCGGTGGCTCCTTCCTTTTTCAAACCAGGCACGGTAGCCGATCTGGTCGAGTGGTGCGCGGCCGTGGCCGCGGCGGCGCCGGAGATGCCATTTTACTATTACGACATCCCGGCGTTCACAGGCGTGCAACTGTCCATGCCGGAATTCTTGGAGCAGGCGGTGGAGCGGATACCCAATTTTGCCGGCTTGAAGTACACCGGGGGCGATTTAATGGCCTACCAGCGCTGCCTGCGGGTGGCAGACGGGGCGCTGGATGTGGCCTGGGGGCGGGATGAATGGTTGCTGGCGGCGCTGGCGCTGGGGGCAAAAGGCGCGGTGGGCAGCACTTATAATTTGGCCGCGCCGCTGTATCATCGGCTGTTGCGCGCCTTCGAGCAGGGAGATTGGGAAACGGCGCGGCTGGAGCAGTTCCGGGCGGTGCAACTTATCGAATTGCTGGCACGTCACGGCTTTCTAGCGGCGACGAAAGCCGTCCTGGGGATGCTAGGCGTGGACGTGGGGCAGGTCAGACTGCCTTTGCGCGCCTTGAGCGAAGCCCAAATCCAATCGCTGCGCCGGGAGTTGGAGGGCTTGGGCTTTTGGGATTGGTTAAGCCGGCCCTGATTGTCCTACGTCAAAGACACGCTGTTTCACAGAACCAACCTGCGCTGGCGTGGAAAGTAACCGACTTTGCGGTTGAGCAACATCTCAATCCCAATAATGCCCTGCACATTGGCCAGGTTGAGCGCCGTACCCAACAGTGTCGGCAACACTCCACAACGCAGCGTCGTCGTGACGGCCCCTAGGGACAACGGCACCTCGTAGGTTTCAGTGCTGAAATTGCCAATGCCGGGGTAAAAGTCAGTGAAGCTGCCCAGGGAGGGGAATTGGGTCAACATGGGACTCTGGAAATAGGACAACTGGGCCCCCGTGTCGAAAAACATCCGGAATTCGTTACCGCGCACTTGAGCTTTCACCACAGGCACGCCCATGAGCGGCTCCAGCGGGATGCTTTCTCCGGAATGTTCCAGGGTGTCGGTGGAGAGGGTGAGACGGCCTGACTCCACCTCAAGGAGGTGATCAAATTTGTCCAGCACATCCCCGCCCAACAGGCCGGCGCAGGGCACACCAATGGCTTCCAGGAGAGCCGCCGCGGCGAGACCGTGAAAGGAGGAGTTAATGTTAAACGGCTGCCCCGCCAATGCGATCGTAGTATTTTTGCCAAAGCTGAGCGGTGAGCCGGTGTCGAGGAGCCATAACTCGCCCTCAACTTCAACAAACAAATGGCCGTTGCGGTGCTTGAGTGGGTAAGAATGCATGTTTGATGGAGCAAAGATAAAATTGAAATGTTTTGCTTGTCAAGCGAAGGCCACAGGGAGGCGGTCCAATCGCCTGCCGCTGCCGGGGCGTCCTCGGCCTGTGCGCCGGTGATCTCGTTTGCCTGCCTATTTTTGCACCACGATGAGCCAGTCTTCCGCCGGCTCGGCTGGGGACGTGCCCAGCGCGACTTTGCTGCCACCACGGACCTGCCCCACCGAGCCTTGCTGCAACGGCCCACCCTCGCGCGGGTTGAACCATTGCACCTTAAAGGCGCCGGCAGCCCCCGTTAAATCCAGCTCTGCCGGGCCGCTTTGCGTGCCGTTGGGCAAGTAGACCAGGTAAATCTCCCCCGCCCTGGCCAGGCAATACTTGCTGTTATCATTTTTGGCGTTGCCGATCAGCGCATTGGCGTTCTGCATTTCCCAGAAGGGGATTTTATGGTCCGCAAAAAATTGCAGGGCGATGCGGCAGAAATCCCACGAGCGATCCCGGCTGCGCCAGTCCTCGCACACGAGGTCATTTTGCGGCAGTTTGTAACCGAAGTAGTATTCCACGCCCGCACCGCCGGCCATGAGGTTGCCCCAGAGGGTCAGTTTGCGGATGTCGTGCAGATCATAGATGCGGTTGCCTTGCCCGACCTTGCCCTCAAAGCCGGCGTAGCCCGGATCCGGCGGCACGCCCAAATCCGCGGGGCCTTGTTCATCATTGGCCACCACCCAGGGTTTGCCGGCTCTGGCCGATTCCTGAACCCATTTCAGGGTGCGCTGGTGAGTCTGCGCCCAATCATTTTGCAGGCTGGCGCCGCTCAGCGCCGATTGCCGGCCCAGCAGCGGGGGATAGACCCGGTCCTGCCAGTGGGGATAGGTGTGAACCACGATCAAATGTTTGTAGGGATCCGTGTCGTGGAGGTACTGCGCCATCGCCCGTTGTTCCTCGGGGGTTTGGGTGTTTTCCTCGCCAAGGTTCCAATTCAGGGCCAAGGCATGGCCAAATCGTGCGATTAGCTCGCGGCAGTAGAGCTTGCGCTCCGGCCCCAGCGCGCCGCCGTCCAGCGCAGAGGGGACATTGCCGGGTGCCGCCCGGTCGCCCAGCCGGTTATCATCCATTTCCGTCTCCTGCAGTTTGAAGTGCAGATACAACCCCAGGCGGGTGGCGTGGTCAAACACGATGCCCCACTGATCAAGTTTTGAGCAGTCATAGTGCATTTTGTCGGTGGGCGCCACAAACGGCCAGACATCATCACCGTCCCCGCCCACATTATAGGGGAGAAACGAGAAGACGTTGCAGCCCTTGCCGGCCAGGTAATTCAGCGCGCCAATCAAGCCCTTGCCCTTGCCGTCCTTCCAGGTGGGATCGCCCGGCCGCCAATCCCGCACGTGCGCCTGCCAGGTTTTAAGCCCCGCCGGTGTGGCCTCGCCGGGGCGCGCCTGCCGGTTGGTCTTGCGGGAGAAGGTGCCGTCAAAGTCCGCAAAGGCGAGCAGGTTTTCTGGCGCGTCGGCGCCAGCTTTGAGGAAATATTCCCCCGTGCCCGCAAATTGGAGATGGTGTTTGCCCACGTATTGCAGGCGGCCCCGGGCGCGGAAATCGCGGCCGGTTTTATCAGTGGGCGCCACGTCGAAACTCCCGGTGCGCCCGTGGCCGATAACCGGCGCGCCAGCGGGTTTGTCCTGAAGAGCGACATGCGGGCCTTTAAGGAAGGAGATGGTGTAATTCCACCGGCCGGGTTTGTCCGGCGACAAATGGGCGCGCCAGCGGGTGCCTGCCTCGGCGGAGGAATGGGCGGCGCTGCCATCCGCCGCGAAGTAACCGGGCACCCGATATCGCGGCGTGCCGGATTCGTGGACAAACTCCACGGTAAGGCAGTAATCGGTGAAGGGATTGGGATCATTATTGCGCTCATGGGCGTAGGGTCCGTCCACCGTCAACGTCACCTTGTGCCATTGTTTCAGCTCGCCGGACAGGGTGACCTCGCCCCTGCCATCGGGCTGACGCGGTGGCTGCAAGGGCGGTCCTGCGGGCGCGGGCGGCGGGAGGGCGGCCGCCAAAACGGGGGGCAGTTTGTCCACGGCGGCACGGGTGGCTTCATCGGCGGGGCTGAACACCAGCGCCGCCCAGCGGGATCGGCTGAACTCCTTGCCGTCGGCGGAGCCCACCTGGGAGGCGACAGTCAAGTTGTCGCCGCTAGCCAGAGTTGTCATGGACACGAGGGCGGCTGCCAGGCTGCCAAGGGAGATGATGTTTGTGCGCATGATTGACAGGTTGAAGCTTGAGGTTAAAGCGGCGATGGCGTGCGTCAAGGCATCTCACCGTGGCGGCCCCAAGATAATAACCCGAGGGTGAAGCGATGCGGTGACCGCGCAGCTAAGAGGGTTAAGCACGGCTTGGGCAATCAGTCTATCCGGGGGATTGCTGGCAGAGTATGCCCCCCCGGCTACTCTCCTGCCCCGCGAGCTGCGATGGCGTCCAAGCTTGGCAAAAAGGCCGGCAATTTGAATAATGCCGCCCATGGAACA
This sequence is a window from Verrucomicrobiia bacterium. Protein-coding genes within it:
- a CDS encoding pseudouridine synthase, which codes for MLVALHKPFGVLSQFTPDGSGHRTLADFNLPPRVYPIGRLDADSEGLLLLSDEPEWNARLLLPSRSHPREYWAQVERIPTEAALRTLAQGVLIQGHRTRPCRVWRLEPPPDVPPRNPPIRFRKNVPDCWIALELTEGKNRQVRRMTAAVGHPTLRLIRVRIGSFWLGDLPPGQWRILTPAERDEVLARKA
- a CDS encoding S8 family serine peptidase, which translates into the protein MKHLSMGASRRRWGQWALVALMVLGWIDGAWAASREIRLRNERITPPPKAASGGLMAAMPVNGLYLVQFTGPLQPEWRAELAALGVELLWHVPEDAFVARLVNVSLPTLTARPYVHWVGEYRPDYKVLQGLFPAGLANAAEAKANIRVLLAPRASLAELAALRRLWPGFAGATRTHATLIWHGQATPRQVQLLAQSPAVLWVERAPQPRLYDEIATKIVAGEDGEIGTQALVHQLGFDGSGVTVSVADSGLDTGRTTPIHPDIAGRIGPFFYYGTLTDAADEHGHGTHVAGIIAGNAATGEKDEYGYLYGLGVAPGVRLVTQRMFDGAGAYEAPPSFATLTRDAVRAGAEIGSNSWGDDTHGRYDLSAMEFDALVRDADELAFGDQPYILEFSAGNAGPGAQTIGSPAVGKNVIATGASQNDRSGFFLFEDGIETMADFSSRGPCEDGRIKPDVVAPGTWIASLKSSLAPEDNAWAPISSYYFYMGGTSQAGPHVSGAAAVFVQYYRLTHTNQTPSPALVKAALIDSAWDMDDTVETGPVPNPDEGWGRVDLTELIGTERRHVMVDQTVPLRTGQAWEYRFVVSSGAEPLKVTLTYTDVPGLPAAIPALVNDLDLVVIGPDGTHYHGNQMWEGESAPNPPSYDNLNNVEGVRLRSPVPGQYTVRVQARNVPMDARADTPAVDQDFALVISGLLPIPGMGAVFMDRSFYRAPDVIKLSLFDSDLAGQPSVLVRIHSATETNGEPVTLTSAGTTGLFTGAVATATGPAASDTRLQLSHGDWIEARYFDASANVTRTATAQADFVPPVISAPGVTNRLGRMIISWTTDEPASGAVFFGTNLARATNLIAAPRRGLTQEVELLDLLPGQRYFFYLVAEDIAGNRRTNNNNGTGFQFIAVAAPTLLLVDDYVTFPMDDSRGVPLSAYTTALNASGISYDVWSVASRGYPTTNDLRAFKVVWWRLSDSLFGGLYGYQGLLSAQQNTLRAYVQSGGGLLLASMELLSRLGTSESSLAFKSNVLQVASFIEDAGVDTIQGVPFDSTTSGVLLDLDYTNYESAFLELLGQSPNVSDVIIPTTNAVPILYSAGTSEIVGIRYPPLGTDSTGRVVFLSFPMDAVPASGPAPNNRASLVRNLVDFLAPGEGGRGALALDRSHYTVPSQVIIEVGDSDLAGQGTLSVTARTTTATNGLVVQLTETVRRGLFRGFISLVAPSNAPAPGRLPSRHGDTLMVEYLDASANATLRSLALVDTVPPVIAHVLAEPDYEDITISWITSEPAEALVQYGESPSPLALTRTAYRATTATTHELLLNGLLPDKTYYFQVVSRDAAGNVAVDDNQGQYYAARTLRPRAVPFAEAFDVTDGGWSVFSSDDSMTEWLWGPPNNPWGETSAHSPPNAWGSNLNGRRLDWAETFLISPAINLTGGNQFKLRFWHSYDFVAQSELDILETGILYVFTNRLSDPVTLAEFYDASGGWTAEEIDLSPYAGRTVYLVWHYLLLSLEAENRAGWMVDDVSLTVSNVVPGTIVITNNLAQTLFALTGPVNRSGAGTFALVTNALPGDYQIQYSDVPYYVRPTNRNARLESGQTLVFTGQYTFPDVNQNGISDLWEQEFFGAAAPGYSGAGDRDGDGMTDYAEFIAGTNPTNALSRFYFTPPARQPDGSLQFSWSTVPGRGYRLHGTTNASRWFILRDWTRASSSFLTVPVAPATNPPVLWLRIEVQP
- a CDS encoding MFS transporter, with the protein product MFVTGTAQSTGLSGSQAALPRGAWLVVLLLVPVALLNYMDRQMLAAMKFSVMADIPDINTEANWGKILAFFKWTYALMSPLGGYLADRFSRRHVIVFSLAAWSAITWATGHVQTYGELMATRAIMGISEAFYIPAALALIADYHAGPTRSRAVGLHQLGIYLGVILGGFSGYAADHPALGWRWMFDLCGVAGVLYAVPLWLFLRHAPAREGELEPPRTSPLMALRELFSHASFLLLVLYFTLPAMAAWIVRDWMPAVLKAEFGIGQGRAGVSATLYWMVACIFGALAGGWLADRWSRRNIRGRIYTSAIGTVCVAVALFGVGYSPQTGQLWVAIGFLMLFGWGWGFFDANNMPILCQIARPHLRATGYGLMNMVSISCGGVADWFFGILRDQQVPLLAILGIFSGVALLSTTLVLLIRPRQPEVQAPAARL
- a CDS encoding dihydrodipicolinate synthase family protein, giving the protein MKPLQLLHGLVAAPHTPFRADGSLNLPAVERQAEHLLRHGVRLVFICGTTGEWASLTTAERLALVERWMAVSRGTELKVAVHVGANALEEARLLAAHAHQQGALCIAAVAPSFFKPGTVADLVEWCAAVAAAAPEMPFYYYDIPAFTGVQLSMPEFLEQAVERIPNFAGLKYTGGDLMAYQRCLRVADGALDVAWGRDEWLLAALALGAKGAVGSTYNLAAPLYHRLLRAFEQGDWETARLEQFRAVQLIELLARHGFLAATKAVLGMLGVDVGQVRLPLRALSEAQIQSLRRELEGLGFWDWLSRP
- a CDS encoding DUF5060 domain-containing protein, encoding MRTNIISLGSLAAALVSMTTLASGDNLTVASQVGSADGKEFSRSRWAALVFSPADEATRAAVDKLPPVLAAALPPPAPAGPPLQPPRQPDGRGEVTLSGELKQWHKVTLTVDGPYAHERNNDPNPFTDYCLTVEFVHESGTPRYRVPGYFAADGSAAHSSAEAGTRWRAHLSPDKPGRWNYTISFLKGPHVALQDKPAGAPVIGHGRTGSFDVAPTDKTGRDFRARGRLQYVGKHHLQFAGTGEYFLKAGADAPENLLAFADFDGTFSRKTNRQARPGEATPAGLKTWQAHVRDWRPGDPTWKDGKGKGLIGALNYLAGKGCNVFSFLPYNVGGDGDDVWPFVAPTDKMHYDCSKLDQWGIVFDHATRLGLYLHFKLQETEMDDNRLGDRAAPGNVPSALDGGALGPERKLYCRELIARFGHALALNWNLGEENTQTPEEQRAMAQYLHDTDPYKHLIVVHTYPHWQDRVYPPLLGRQSALSGASLQNDWAQTHQRTLKWVQESARAGKPWVVANDEQGPADLGVPPDPGYAGFEGKVGQGNRIYDLHDIRKLTLWGNLMAGGAGVEYYFGYKLPQNDLVCEDWRSRDRSWDFCRIALQFFADHKIPFWEMQNANALIGNAKNDNSKYCLARAGEIYLVYLPNGTQSGPAELDLTGAAGAFKVQWFNPREGGPLQQGSVGQVRGGSKVALGTSPAEPAEDWLIVVQK